The nucleotide sequence TCGTCACTAGCCCCGCTACCCGCTGCCCCGTCACTGCCGGCACGAAACATGTCGTCACTAGCCCCGCTACCCGCTGCCCCGTCACTGCCGGCACGAAACATGTCGTCACTAGCCCCGCTACCCGTTGCCCCGTCACTGCCGGCACGAAACATGTTGTCACTAGCCCCGCTACCCGTTGCCCCGTCACTGCCGGCACGAAACATGTTGTCACTAGCCCCGCTACCCGCTGCCCCGTCACTGCCGGCACAAAACATGTCGTCACTAGCCCCGCTACCCGCTGCCCCGTCACTGCCGGCACGAAACATGTCGTCACTAGCCCCGCTACCCGCTGCCCCGTCACTGCCGGCACGAAACATGTCGTCACTAGCCCCGCTACCCGCTGCCCCGTCACTGCCGGCACAAAACATGTCGTCACTAGCCCCGCTATCCGCTGCCCCGTCACTGCCGGCACGAAACATGTCGTCACTAGCCCCGCTACCCGCTGCCCCGTCACTGCCGGCACGAAACATGTCGTCACAAGCCCCGCTACCCGCTTCCCCGTCACTGCCGGCACGAAACATGTCGTCACTAGCCCCGCTACCCGCTGCCCCGTCACTGCCGGCACGAAACATGTCGTCACTAGCCCCGCTACCCGCTGCCCCGTCACTGCCGGCACGAAACATGTCGTCACTAGCCCCGCTACCCGCTGCCCCGTCACTGCCGGCACGAAGCATGTCGTCACTAGCCCCGCTACCCGCTGCCCCGTCACTGCCGGCACGAAACATGTCGTCACTAGCCCCGCTACCCGCTGCCCCGTCACTGCCAGCACAAAACATGTTGTCACTAGCCCCGCTACCCGCTGCCCCGTCACTGCCGGCACGAAACATGTCGTCACTAGCCCCGCTACCCCGTCACTGACGGCACGAAACATGTCGTCACTAGCCCCGCTACCCGCTGCCCCGTCACAGCCGGCACGAAACCTCACTCCTTACATCCCACTTGTCTCCCTCTGGCTTCAGCCCGCCTTCCTGTTTACTTCGGTGTTTAGACGCTCGCCAAGATATGTCCCGTTCCGGTGGCGCTGCGGTCATTAGACGGAAGCCGGGAGCTTTGCATGTCGAGAGTTATTGCTTGGAGAGGAACGAGCGAAGGATCTGTGTGACGTAcatggctgtctgtgtttggAAGCCAGAGCTTCAGGGCGGATCGTGTTGGGAACGTTATTGAATTTAACTCGCACTTGTAGACCTTCTACTTTTGTACTGTTCAAGTTTCTCAACGCGTTTGGTGCGCCCTCTTGTgtcagttggtttaaacaactcTTCATTCAACGCGTTTGGTGCGCCCTCTTGTgtcagttggtttaaacaactcTTCATTCATAAAGACACACATGATTATACAACAACATGCATACAAAGGAGCAAAGTGTCAGTTTGCTgaaagagttaaaaaaaaaagttcgacTTTTTCTAATTTGATTAATATAACCCGATATATAGGATGAGACAATGCAGCCGCTTGGGAGAGGATTAACGACGAAGACAACATATAACCAGACTAGATAGGCCTGTCAACTAACTAGCCAACAAACTGATGGAACGAAATCGCACATCAGGACAATCTATGTTCAAAAGCAACCATTCATctacccccccaccctccctcctccGCCAACTCCCACttctaatcccccccccccccctctctccccaaaATATGTCAATGATTAATCAAGTGCAAGATGTCGAATCGCGCATGGGTCATCGTAGTTCAATGCCCTTTGGCCATTTAATTCCAAACCCCCCTCTGCACCTCTGGCTCTGCACCTCTGGCTCTGCACCTCTGAATGGAATCCACCGTGGATCCTGCCAATCTCCACGTCTCATCACTGCAATACCTTTGGTCTCATTGCTCCGTTCTCTCTCAGTCCCAGAGTCCAAGTTATCCACGTCTCATCACTGCAATACCTTTGGTCTCATTGCTCCGTTCTCTCTGAATCCCAGAGTCCAAGTTATCCACGTCTCATCACTGCAATACCTTTGGTCTCATTGCTCCGTTCTCTCTGAATCCCAAAGTCCAAGTTATCCACGTCTCATCACTGCAATACCTTTGGTCTCATTGCTCCGTTCTCTCTGAATCCCAGAGTCCAAGTTATCCACGTCTCATCACTGCAATACCTTTGGTCTCATTGCTAAGTTCTCTCTGAATCCCAGAGTCCAAGTTATCCACGTCTCATCACTGCAATACCTTTGGTCTCATTGCTCCGTTCTCTCTGAATCCCAAAGTCCAAGTTATCCACGTTTCATCACTGCAATACCTTTggtctcaactcaactcaactcaactcaaattttattggcttcaattttcatagaagaatttgtcttgcgcttgggagaaagtaagagtataacatataaaaacagcactGCAATCTCATCACTCCGTTCTCTCTCAGTCCCAGAGTCCAAGTTATCCACGTCTCATCACTGCAATACCTTTGGTCTCATTGCTCCGTTCTCTCTGAATCCCAGAGTCCAAGTTATCCACGTCTCATCACTGCAATACCTTTGGTCTCATCACTGCAATACCTTTAGTCTCATCACTCCGTTCTCTCTCAGTCCAAGAGTTCAAGTTTCAAGGTTTTAAAGTCGTCCCAACCTGAGCGACGTCTCAGCCGGCTTTTATTTTCCTGTTTTCTCGgacttttatttcatttttatatttgaATAATTAGAGCACGTCTAGACTCACCCAATTCTCAGACAGCGACAGAAATTCCATTTGCAGGAAAATTGACATTTTGGATACAGCACCACTTCTGCCATCAGGGactggagtgggggggggggggggggtgattgaCCTTGCCGCGATCCCCAGTCATTCGATTTCCACAATTcgattttcttttcttgtgcTGCTACATTTCCTTTCATTTGCCGCAAACTTGGTGTCTGGCGGGCTGACAGGAGTAGTGTGGTGGCCGACCTTGTGTGGAAATCGTTTCTGTCACTGTTAGACTGGGCGTTTTGTCACTGTTAGACTGGGCGTTATGTCTCTGTTAGACTGGGCGTTATGTCACTGTTAGACTGGGCGTTATGTCAGTGTTAGACTGGGCGTTATGTCACTGTTGGACTGGGCGTTATGTCACTGTTAGACTGGGCGTTATGTCACTGTTAGACTGGGCGTTATGTCACTGTTAGACTGGGCGTTTTGTCACTGTTAGACTGGGCGTTATGTCAGTGTTAGACTGGGCGTTATGTCACTGTTAGACTGGGCGTTATGTCAGTGTTAGACTGGGCGTTATGTCACTGTTGGACTGGGCGTTATGTCAGTGTTAGACTGGGCGTTATGTCACTGTTGGACTGGGCGTTATGTCACTGTTAGACTGGGCGTTATGTCACTGTTGGACTGGGCGTTATGTCAGTGTTAGACTGGGCGTTATGTCAGTGTTAGACTGGGCGTTATGTCACTGTTAGACTGGGCGTTATGTCACTGTTAGACTGGGCGTTATGTCACTGTTAGACTGGGCGTTTTGTCACTGTTAGACTGGGCGTTATGTCAGTGTTAGACTGGGCGTTATGTCTGCAATCTTCAGTGTAGGGCTTTTCTGCTTTGCAAGGCATTCGGCTCCCTCGGCTCCCGTAGAGAGCaacagttgtgtgtgtggtagtgttGGTGTATGTTACTTGGCTCATGCTTGCAAACACAATCAAACACCATACGTTCTCTAAGAACAGAGGTAATGGACAACCGAACTCTGAGTTACAATCATGTATTCAGATGTATGCTTCCATGATATGTCCGGGCTTACAACCAGCATGCAATAGTCAAACAAGGGAGATCATTCCCAACATGTTAGATGCATCGTCTGCATACAGGGCActacagttgtgtgtgtgtgtgtgtgtgtgtgtgtgtgtgtgtgtgtgtgtgtgtgtgtgtgtgtgtgcgtgcgtgcgtgcgtgcgtgcgtgcgtgtgtgtgtgtgtgtgtgtgcgtgcgtgcgtgcgtgcgtgcgtgcgtgcgtgtgtgtgtgtgtgtgtgtgtgtgtgtgtgtgtgtgtgtgtgtgtatgtaactcGCCCTTGACATCGACGTCACATATCTCTGACGTTGAGCAGATGCCGCGTCACGGAATGCGTCTGTTTCTCATCTGTTGTTGTGAATGTTGAATTGTGCCAGTGTGTGTTATCGGGCCACAGTGCGCTTTGCAGATAACGTTTGACAAAAAGAGGTGCAAGTGCTGACAACTCAGGGAAACAGCTGCCAACATTACCTTATCTCGGACCTGTCTGGCTCAAAAGAATTGTAATGCCACCGGCGTATGTTgtagcacagacagacacacacacacacacacacacacacacacacacacacacacacacacacacacacacacacacacacgtggcaCATGCACACAGTCACCCCTCACCCCCCGCgtactctctctatctctcttccgAATGTTTATTCCCCTGTTACGTGAGCGCCCATGTATTCAAATGAATACAAAACCTGTTACGTAATCGTAACGTGAACCTTCGATATGCTTAACCACAAGTGGATCATCCAACAAGTGGTctgtggcctagtggtaaggttggcctagtggtaaggttggcctagtggtaaggttggcctagtggtaaggcgtccgccccgtgatcgggaggtcgtgggttcgaaccccggccgggtcatacctaagactttaaaattggcaatctagtggctgctccgcctggcgtctggcattatggggttagtgctaggactcattggtccggtgtcagaataatgtgactgggtgagacatgaagcctgtgctgcgacttctgtcttgtgtgtggcgcacgttaaatgtcaaagcagcaccgccctgatatcacccttcgtggtggactgggcgttacgcaaacaaacaaacaaacaagtggtCTTCGCTTCTCGGTGTCGACACTCTGTACAGAGGGGTCTCCTGTTCACAGCAGCTGCTCTGCACTGACGGAGTTGTCTGTCAGTATTGAGCGTTGACCagctatttatagtagctcTGTGTTTCTGGCACGGTTGACAGCACATCTGTGAGATGCGGAGAGCTGTCGGTGTCTAGCTGCTATATGCACTTGTCAGCCGTTGTGTTCACTGACGTTAATAGGGCTGTTGATATTGCCAGAACTTACTCTTGTTTGGCCGGATTTGCGTAAAAAGGAGATTCGTGTAATTCAAGAACTTGGTTACAGTAACACttacaggtttttttttctaaacgcTTACTTCTTTTATTTCTTACCGTACTTTTACATTCAAAAAGTGCTGAATGATGTGTGGAAGATCGACAATCGCCACAACAAAGTCGCGCTCACGAGTCATTCCATTGTGGGTAAGCCATCATTAAATGTGCTCTCAAGCACAAGCATGTTATCACCAAGCTGTGGCAAAGAAATCATTTATCTCAAATCTTAGAAGTTATATCAAATGCGGCAAGGATTGTACGATTGCA is from Littorina saxatilis isolate snail1 linkage group LG5, US_GU_Lsax_2.0, whole genome shotgun sequence and encodes:
- the LOC138967844 gene encoding uncharacterized PE-PGRS family protein PE_PGRS10-like; its protein translation is MFRAGSDGAAGSGASDNMFCAGSDGAAGSGASDDMFRAGSDGAAGSGASDDMLRAGSDGAAGSGASDDMFRAGSDGAAGSGASDDMFRAGSDGAAGSGASDDMFRAGSDGEAGSGACDDMFRAGSDGAAGSGASDDMFRAGSDGAADSGASDDMFCAGSDGAAGSGASDDMFRAGSDGAAGSGASDDMFRAGSDGAAGSGASDDMFCAGSDGAAGSGASDNMFRAGSDGATGSGASDNMFRAGSDGATGSGASDDMFRAGSDGAAGSGASDDMFRAGSDGAAGSGASDDMFRAGSDGAAGSGASDDMFRAGSDGAAGSGASDDMFRGIIQSSLSTCRGHQGRYRCG